From a single Nothobranchius furzeri strain GRZ-AD chromosome 9, NfurGRZ-RIMD1, whole genome shotgun sequence genomic region:
- the LOC107381940 gene encoding uncharacterized protein, protein MYADRGCCRERGPTAVETLFWPRVDGGMVVRLDIFLWIHRFVAALRTESHSVFKSALAGAVLVYNRSNGASRAEGLSGGSGDFQAHPACCRGTEGSCWADESGVSLFKSPAAIDEMWAAQQRHLECIQDPPGVDLPYYKGLEGFHVVLPFVIPGPHCAARPYQVYLISGIARWDSDRRSDAVFGGRGRRPRTYSAPLINRLNTRCQELFDEPEDQNFLHPADVRSDELLGLENPFRQGAFSLQDTDQDGPEPDEEVLQPGQPEQEETDEAYHSDAEDGALDADLPHIALTNDETATVHHPAFDDVCSANPLPGFQQLERFCSVLVDVGLTENKLSVTTEERDDILKAWNAVEEHDKQPQPFTQLYRSHWGSS, encoded by the exons ATGTACGCTGACCGCGGCTGTTGCAGGGAGCGCGGTCCGACGGCAGTCGAGACCTTGTTCTGGCCCCGGGTGGACGGTGGGATGGTTGTTCGTCTGGACATCTTTCTCTGGATCCACCGCTTTGTTGCAGCTCTACGCACAGAGTCGCATTCAGTGTTCAAGTCTGCACTGGCTGGTGCAGTGCTGGTCTACAACC GATCAAATGGAGCATCACGTGCGGAGGGTCTGTCTGGGGGCTCAGGAGACTTTCAGGCTCATCCAGCGTGTTGTCGAGGAACTGAAGGGTCCTGCTGGGCTGATGAGAGCGGAGTCAGCCTCTTCAAGTCACCTG CTGCGATCGATGAGATGTGGGCAGCACAGCAGCGGCACTTGGAGTGCATCCAGGACCCGCCGGGCGTGGATCTGCCCTACTATAAAGGCCTAGAAGGGTTCCACGTAGTCCTGCCGTTCGTGATTCCAG GTCCGCACTGTGCAGCAAGGCCCTATCAGGTTTACCTGATCAGCGGCATTGCTCGCTGGGACTCAGACCGCCGATCTGACGCCGTGTTTGGAGGGAGAGGGCGGCGGCCCAGGACCTACTCCGCACCGCTCATCAACCGCCTCAACACCCGCTGTCAGGAGTTGTTCGATGAGCCCGAGGACCAGAACTTTCTGCATCCAGCCGACGTCCGCTCTGATGAGCTTCTGGGTCTGGAGAACCCGTTTAGGCAGGGCGCCTTTTCCCTTCAGGACACTGATCAGGATGGTCCAGAACCTGATGAAGAGGTGCTTCAGCCTGGACAGCCAGAACAGGAAGAGACCGACGAGGCTTACCACAGCGATGCAGAGGACGGAGCCCTGGATGCTGACCTGCCCCACATCGCTCTCACCAACGATGAGACGGCGACTGTGCACCACCCAGCTTTT GACGACGTCTGCAGTGCAAACCCCCTCCCTGGCTTCCAGCAGCTGGAAAGGTTCTGCTCTGTTCTTGTGGACGTTGGGCTGACGGAGAACAAGCTCTCTGTCACCACTGAGGAAAGGGATGACATCCTCAAAGCCTGGAATGCTGTGGAGGAGCACGACAAGCAGCCGCAGCCGTTCACTCAGCTGTACAGGAGTCACTGGGGAAGCTCTTAG